A segment of the Candidatus Protochlamydia naegleriophila genome:
GCGTAGCGGATAGATGATTTTTGTAAATAGAAATAGCAGCTCCCCTACTTAAGCACCTTTGCTTGATTTTATGATGGGATAAGAATCGGCAGACATTGTTTTTTTACATATTTCCTGTAAAGACTCGAAATACCCACTATCATCAATAAGATTGACCAGTTAAATATTGTTTCCGAAGAGGTTAGCTCTGGAAGGAAAGCTGGAATCAACGGAATTAAAGCCAATCCGGCACCACATGCAGCAATACACTCTACATTGATGTAGTATTTCCAAAACTTCTGTCTAGTGTGAATCTGTTTTTCATTAAGCATGCTTTCCTTTTTCCAAAGAGGAACAGTCCATTGCAAAAAAAGACGGCAGACAATTAGGCAAATAGCCAAGAGGATACACATAATAGCACCGATCACAATCATCATTGCTTGAGATTCAAAGCTTGAAATCAAGCTTCCTAAAAAAACCATCATAGACACTTTAGGAAGAGTGAATCCTGCTAGCCATAGAAATATCCCGATTTTCTTCTGTTTTTGTGCAACAAAATATGCCCCCATAACAATGCCTATAGCACCTAGAAAATATTGAGCTGCATCAAATGCTTCCAAACTTTCGGCAGTTAAAAAATTGTAGGTTGCATGCAAAAAGACTAATGCAGTTGCAATCCAAATCTTAACCGTGCTCGATTTACTCATAAAAATTCCTTCATGTTTTTAATTCCTATGAAACCCTTCGAATTCAAGATATCTATTTAAATCCTGCTGGCTTAAAGATGGTTTGAACCTCGAAGCTTCTTCCACAAGAAGGTCCATTGAAATAAGGGTATTATCTTGCAAAGCCTTCAAAGCAGCGTTGTTTGCGATCAATTTTAAATCTGATGAGATAAGCCCTTCGGTCATTCCCGCAAGCGTTTCAATATCAATATCGCTGCTGACCGGCCTATCTTCTAAAAGAAGATAGAATAGTTCACGCCTTGCTTCCTTATCAGGAGGGGATATAAAGATTCTTTTATCCATCCTTCCCGATCTAAGGATTGCAGGGTCTATTCTTTCAGGAAAATTTGTAGCGCCGATAACTAGGACTTTTTTCTTAACGCTTCCTTCCATGTGCATGAGAAACTCGCTGATTTCCGCTTCACGGTATTGCTCGCATGAAGAAAGGCTGTCTCTGCGGGGCATGAGGCCGGAAATTTCATCTACGAAGAGGATGCATGGAGCGATTTGCTCTGCCTTGCGAAATGCCTGCACGATGTTGTTCGATGTCGCATGTATGTAAGGGCTTCCTATTGTTCCTTCGCTCATTTCAATGAGCTCCGCTCTTAGAGCTTCAGCTAATTTTTTTGCTATAAATGTCTTCCCGCACCCGGGAGGGCCGAAAAACAGAATTCCATTGGAAGGTGTAACCCCGTATTTTTCATAGGCTTCCCAGTTCAAAAATGGCTGGATTACATCACGGATAAGTGTCTTTTTCAGCTCCGCCATGCCAGCAATAGCATCCAAACCTCTTCTTTGAATCAAGTTTTTCAGCCTTTCTGGAATGTCGCCTTCTTTGTGGTCGGGATATCTTTTCCCCTTGATTTCCAAACCCCCGGCAAACAGCACTTCATGGGAGATGTCTCGGTTTTTCAGCTTCTTCGCTATTTCTTCGTCATGGAATAGATAAAGATATTCTCCGCTGTCTAAAAGAAATGCTTCGACGAACTGTTGTTTATCGACTCGTTTTAAAATCCTAGCCCCTCCGGGAAGTACCCATCCTGGAGGAAACGATGGTTTAGAAATCTGTGTCATTCTTCGTCCTCCGCGTGATCTATCACATATCTGGCTATTTGCTTATCAGAATAACCGGCTTTACGTGCATTCTTGAGCGCTTCAAAGTCATTCTTTTGCAAATATTCGATAACATACTTTTCTTCTTTAGTTAGCTGTTGTGTCGAAGACCTAGAACTATAGGAAGGCTTTGTTTGATATGTACTATTCCTGTAAGATGAGTTTGAAGCTGGTTTATCATTATTGATAATAGTGCAGAAATAAAATAAAATGGCAGCTGTCCAACCAATCCATTTCCACATCTTACCTTGCATAATTCCACGAACTCTGTAATACAAGCTGCCAAAGCAAGATGCGATTCCCATCAATGAAATCAACTCTTTTGTTTGAAAATCGGTCTGTGATTCGGATTGTTCTGTGAATTTCGAAATACAATATTCATGGTGATTGATTAGATTAGACTTCTCACAAATGAGCAAAGAGTGCGAAAGCTCCTTTACCAACCTTAAAAGTTCGCTTGCATCATTCGTCTGATCATCAAAGCGAATTAATTGAATATTATTTTTTAATAATTCAATAGCTTGATCAAATAATTTGATTGCTATCTTCTGACTCTTTCTGTTTAGCAGAAATTGAAGAGCAAGTACCTTTACTCCAAATCGTTTATGCTCGAAAAGTTCATGTCCTTTCTGTATTATTAAGGAACAGTAATTTATCAAAAGTTGAAGGCGTACTTCCACGCTAGTTTCAGCATCTTCTTCAATAAATATTTTATCTAAGGCTAAATATGAATCCTTAGCTTCTTGAAAATTTTGATTAGCTATAAGCAATTCGATTTTTTCGAATTTATCTGTAACTCGTTTCCAGGCATCATTTTTGGCGAGTTGTATTTTGTCCGCTTCAATCTTATTAAGGACGGCTTCCGAAACAGCCAACTTGGAACTCTGGTTTAGAAGAAGCCGGGCAGTCTCGGTATCAGCATTTTCATTGTAAATATCTACCGCTTTGGATCTTAATTTTTCTGCGGTATCGTTCTTCAAGACAATAAGGGGGCTGTATTCCGCGAGTTCGAATTTGTCCAACTCTGAAAAGCATTTATGGATTTTCTTGAGAATTTTCTTAATGACGGAGGCATCTGAAACGTCGTCTCTCGTTTTTTCCAGCTCTTCCATCTCCTTTTTGACTCGCAGAATGATAGGCTGTAGAACTTCCGAATCGGCCGTCTTTCCAATCCTTCCGAATGCTGAATAGCAGACGCCGACTGCCTCGGGGTTTTTAGTCTGTTGATAGAATGAAACTGCATTCGCTGAAAGTGTTTCAAAAAGAGAGCTTCTGAATTCTTCGAAAAGAGAGGAGGATGTGCCGAGTTCATCATGGAGCAGATAGTGTTTTTCGTAGAATTTCCAGAAATCGTCTGAATCGGAAATCAGCTTCCAGGCATCCAGAGACTGGCAGAAGCTGTCCATGCTGGAAGATGAAAAAGCGTGGAACATCAAAGCTAATGCAAGATTCTTCTTATCGAGCCAGTCGGAGCCTGCTGTTTTAAAAATGGCAATGGCTTTCTGATAGCTTCCATTAGAGATAAGCTCGAGCGCTTTGCGGCTTTCCAATCTGTGGTCTTCAAACCAGAAAAAAATCTCCTTTAAACGGTCCTGGATTCCAGAAACTCTTTCCAAAGCAAGGCGTATATCGCCTTCATTTCTGAATTCTTTTACATGGCCGATATCAATGGCGAATTCCTGCACTTCTTCGATTTTTGCAAGCTGAAGAAGCTGCTGCGATCTCTTTCGAATTTCTTTCAAAGCCGATGAAGAGGATAAGCCCAGGATATTGAATGAATTTCTGATCAGGATTTGTGGAAGCTGCGTTGCTGCTGTCATAACATAATCCCGGATTTCACAAATTTAACTTGAGTCTTTCCATGCCAGATAAAGGGGCGGATTGCCCAAAAGACTTCTTGCATTTCCTTTATGTCCGACTTGGCTAGCGCATCCTGTGCTCTGCTGATCAAAGCTGGAAGCGATGGATGAGGATTCTGCTTCTCTTGTGCCTGCTGGAGTATGTACTGCATCCAAGATGCTAAAATGCGCGGGTCGGAGAATTGGCATCTGAAATGGAGTTCGTCCAGTTTCTTGGCAATGTGCTCAATCCATACGGCGTCCTGTTTAGCAATAGCGGAAAGGCCCTCTTTGCGCAGGGTATTGTAAGTAGTCTCATATTCCGTTCGTTTTTCTGGCGGATTGCAGTCCTGCAGGTATTCTGAGATCTCATCGCACTCCCGCCAGAAGGCTGCAACGTTGGCGTTGTATTTCGTTTTCGCTTCCATCTGGTCCAAGGCCATCATGAGATCTTTCACCTGCTTCTCAGCTTTTCTCTGTTGATCGGAATCCGATCCAGACCTGTCGATCGTAGCCTGGATATCTTTGATCATGTTCTTGATAATCCCAACTTCCTTCGAATTCTCTTCAGTTCCGATGACAGCTTCCGATCTGGATATTTGCTCGGAAAAGTCCTTTTTTACCTCGTCGATTTTAGCGGCATCGAAATAGAGAGTTTGCCGGGCATTTATAGTGATATCGGATTCAGGAAGATACGCTGTTACCGATAATTCTCTGGATTCATTGATTTGGATAGTGATGTCCACAGGAGAACCGCGCTTCAAATCTTTAGCAATTGATTTTCCTGTGATTGCCAGATGGCACACGAGGGTGTTGCGGTTGGTAATCAAGGACTCTCCTTCATAAATACAGATAGGGAGACCGTTGTCTGAAGATCCCGCTTTCAGGTCTGCGACTGTATGGAACCGTTTCTTCTCTTTGAGGGGGAGAATGCTGTTTTTAGAGAAAAAGAATTCCATCGTTTCGGAAGCATCGGCATAACCCTGAAGAGCGGAAAGCGATAGAATGGAAACGCCGATCGAGTAGGGAAGCGGTGCGCCCATGATAGAAACCCCTCGGGCGATATGGATGCTGTCCGGAGAAGAGGCTATAAGCTTCCCGCTGCTGTCTTTGATATAAATCCAATATTGCGTTCCCTTGGCTCCTGTAGGAAGCGTCAATATAAACTTGCCGTTTTTAATCAGAATTTCTTCGGAAGAAAATGAATCATCGGATCCGGCGAATTGTATTGAATAAGGCTGGGAACTTTCCTGGCACACAGCGATCTTGCCGGTAATCGTTTGTTCGTCGTCCGATGTTACGGGGTTGTAGTTTACTTCAAGCTGGCAGTCTGCATTCTGCCGTCCGGTCTTGTTTTCCTGAACGGAAACCGCAGTCTGGTTCCCGAACATGGCAGCGCCTTTTGCAACTACAGTAAGGGGGTCTAAGCTTCCATCCACTTTAATTTGAAGAGCGTCTCTTAAAAATTCCCTTAGAATCGGCATCTGGGTCGGCCCTCCGACAAGAACGATCTTCTGAACGGTTGAAGGCTCTACTTTTGAGTCGTCGATCGTTTTCTTGCAGAGATCCGCCGTTTTACCAAGGAGATCTTTGCAGCTTTCAAGAAGATCCAGCCTTGATATTTCGATGGAGTGCTGAATCTGGATTTGATCTGTCTGAATATCAATATCGATCGTTGTTTTTTCGCTGATGGTGAGTTCTATTTTTGCTGTTTCAGCCAGTTCCTTCAAATAACTGAAAATCTGGGAGTGGATTACTGGATCCAGCAAGATTCCTTCAGCGACAAGAGAGGGTTGGATGAGATTCTGGATGATGGCTGCGTCGAAATCTTTCCCGCCAAGGAAGTTGTCGCCCGCATGGGCGAGCACAGTAAGCGAACCGTCTCTGAGAGCTACCAGCGCGACATCGAACGTTCCTCCGCCTAAATCATAGACAAGCCAGTTTTCATTCTTCTGGTTAAGGAATCCGTAGGCGATCGCTGCGGCAATGGGCTCTTGCAGAAGCACTACCTGCTTGAATCCTGCCAAATTTCCAGCCCTTTTCGTAGCCTCCGATTGGACTGTAGAAAAATAAGCCGGAACAGTAATAACAGCTGCATCCAGAGCCATTTCAGGATGTTTGCGCTGCACATCGCCTCTCAAAGCTTTCAATATTTCAGCTGAGACTTCTTCCGGAAGAAGAGCTTTTTTTAAGTTGGGGAAAAAGATGGATTCCCCTGTGCCCATTAAGCGTTTGACTTCGGCCTTGCTGTTCTGCAGGTTTTCTTTCGAATTGTTCATCACGCGCCTGGCTTTCGAACCTATGACGATATTCCCATTGCGGTCGGCATAAACAACAGACGGAGTGCTCTCTTCCCCTAGCGCATTTTTAAGAATCTGCGTTTCATTATTTTGGATGACGGCCACGGAAGAATTCGTGGTTCCCAGATCAATCCCGATTTCAATAGTAGACAAAATGCTCCTCCTGCAGTCCTTGTTTGCTTTGGAGCAAACTTTGAAAATAAATGTTTCTAAGCCAAAAATTTAAAGGCAGTATACAATTATGACTTCATAACGTCAAGTCATTATGACATTTGCAAAAAAGTGAAAGAACGAGGGAAGCTATCGCTTAGTAATAATTAAAATATTAATTGTAGTTTTTGAATTGTGAATAGAATTATTGATTTATAGACTGCAAAAAGATATCTGCATCTTTTTGATTTTTGAAAATAACAAAGTCAGTTCGCGGGTACTTCTTCCTGAGCTCTTCGATTCTGGTTCTTTTTTTCCTTATCGAAATTCCAAGTGTATTTCAAAATTTCCCAGGTAACCGCCCTTAAGCCTCCAAAGTCTTTTTTATAATTAAAGAGCCTTTTGAAAAGCCTCAAAAAACAGACTAGGCGGGGGAGTTGGAAATAGATCAAAACATCCGCTTTGGCGAATCTCATTTCGAAGGTCGAAAAAGAGCATCCCTCGATCACCCAGGCTTCTTCGCTGAGCATAGCCTTTTGAATTTCAATAAATTCCTGCTTATCTCTTTTCTTTCCTCCAACCTCGAACATATGCCTGTCCAAGTGGTGGACTGGAATGCCTAAAATTCGGCCAAGCTTGGCAGCGAATGTGGACTTCCCACTTCCTGGGAGTCCGATCAGCGCGAATTTCTTAAAAAGACGTTTTTGCATAGAATTTAGAGAAGAAATCGTTAGAGCTATCGGCTGCCGGAAGGCTTTGAATCGGCTTCAGCCATTTCCATCTGATATAAAAGCCGGATTCCTTCGCAGAGCAAAGCGGATTTATCTGTCTTCCTTTTATCTCTCAGTCGTT
Coding sequences within it:
- a CDS encoding ATP-binding protein, whose protein sequence is MTQISKPSFPPGWVLPGGARILKRVDKQQFVEAFLLDSGEYLYLFHDEEIAKKLKNRDISHEVLFAGGLEIKGKRYPDHKEGDIPERLKNLIQRRGLDAIAGMAELKKTLIRDVIQPFLNWEAYEKYGVTPSNGILFFGPPGCGKTFIAKKLAEALRAELIEMSEGTIGSPYIHATSNNIVQAFRKAEQIAPCILFVDEISGLMPRRDSLSSCEQYREAEISEFLMHMEGSVKKKVLVIGATNFPERIDPAILRSGRMDKRIFISPPDKEARRELFYLLLEDRPVSSDIDIETLAGMTEGLISSDLKLIANNAALKALQDNTLISMDLLVEEASRFKPSLSQQDLNRYLEFEGFHRN
- a CDS encoding Hsp70 family protein codes for the protein MSTIEIGIDLGTTNSSVAVIQNNETQILKNALGEESTPSVVYADRNGNIVIGSKARRVMNNSKENLQNSKAEVKRLMGTGESIFFPNLKKALLPEEVSAEILKALRGDVQRKHPEMALDAAVITVPAYFSTVQSEATKRAGNLAGFKQVVLLQEPIAAAIAYGFLNQKNENWLVYDLGGGTFDVALVALRDGSLTVLAHAGDNFLGGKDFDAAIIQNLIQPSLVAEGILLDPVIHSQIFSYLKELAETAKIELTISEKTTIDIDIQTDQIQIQHSIEISRLDLLESCKDLLGKTADLCKKTIDDSKVEPSTVQKIVLVGGPTQMPILREFLRDALQIKVDGSLDPLTVVAKGAAMFGNQTAVSVQENKTGRQNADCQLEVNYNPVTSDDEQTITGKIAVCQESSQPYSIQFAGSDDSFSSEEILIKNGKFILTLPTGAKGTQYWIYIKDSSGKLIASSPDSIHIARGVSIMGAPLPYSIGVSILSLSALQGYADASETMEFFFSKNSILPLKEKKRFHTVADLKAGSSDNGLPICIYEGESLITNRNTLVCHLAITGKSIAKDLKRGSPVDITIQINESRELSVTAYLPESDITINARQTLYFDAAKIDEVKKDFSEQISRSEAVIGTEENSKEVGIIKNMIKDIQATIDRSGSDSDQQRKAEKQVKDLMMALDQMEAKTKYNANVAAFWRECDEISEYLQDCNPPEKRTEYETTYNTLRKEGLSAIAKQDAVWIEHIAKKLDELHFRCQFSDPRILASWMQYILQQAQEKQNPHPSLPALISRAQDALAKSDIKEMQEVFWAIRPFIWHGKTQVKFVKSGIML